In Rhodothermales bacterium, the sequence GCCCTGATGCGCCGCATCGCACGGGCCTCGTCCGCGGGGGATGTGTGGGGAGTCGCCCTCAAGCCGGCTTCCGTGGACGCACCCGATGGCTCAAGCGAAGTGGAAAACCAGCTCGCCCAGTTGTGGCTGGCCATCGATGCCGCCGGCGGCGGCGTGGACGTGCGGTCCGATGCGATGGACACGCGCCTCCAGTTCTACCCGGCGGAGGGCGTGTCGACGGCTGATCTCGCCTCCCTGCTCCGCGGCGCCCTCGCGCTGGCCCGCGCCCAGGAAGGCATGAACGACGAACAGCGCGCGTTGCTGGACGACGCCGAGATCAACGCGGAGGGTGACTTCGTCTCCTTCCAGGTGACGGCTCCCAACGCGGTATTCGAGGGGATCGCCAAACATTAACGGTCCAAGATTCCCTTTTCAGGAGACGAGGGATGGGGGGACGCGATGTATCGCGTGCGTACGAGGGCGAAATTTCATTTTGCCCAGCGGGAGCGCGGAGCGGCATCTGGCGTATTGTTGCGGCCTATTCTCATTCCCATGAGGCTTGTTCGAGCCGCTTTTATATGCCCGTACTCCAGCAGCGCAGCTATATCGATTTCAGCGTGGAAGCGCTCCCAACCATGCCGGCGCCTCGCCGCGTTCTCATGACCACACCGGCCCACTTCGAGGTCGTCTACGTCATTAACCCCCACATGGAGGGCCACATCGGGACGGTAGACCGGTCGAGGGCGCAGGGCCAGTGGCAGGATCTGAAATCGGCCTATGAACGGATAGGCATCCGGCCGGCCGTGATCGAAGGCTCACCGGGGCAGCCGGACATGGTCTTTTGCGCCAACCAGACGCTTCCCTTCACGACGGGTGGCAAAAATGGGGTGTTTCTGAGCCGCATGGAAGCGCCGCAACGGCGCGACGAGGTGACCCACTACGCCCGGTTTTTTTCGAGCATCGGATATACGACCGTACCACTGCCAGACGCCACCGCCGGCTCGTTTGAAGGCATGGGCGACGCCATCTGGCACCCCGGTCGCGCCCTGCTCTGGGGAGGGTACGGGTATCGAACCGACGCCGGCGTCTACCCCTTCATCGCAGAACGCCTGGGCGTACCTGTCGTATTGCTGGAACTGACCGACTCTGACTTCTACCACCTCGACACCTGCTTCAGCGTGCTCGACGAGCGGTCGGTCCTGATCTATCCCGGCGCGTTTACCCAGGCCGGCGTCGAACTCATCCACGCCTTGTTCGAGCGCGTCATCGAAGCGCCGGACGATGAGTCGCGGACGTTGTTCGCTTGCAACGCCCACTGCCCGGACGGCCGCCACGTGCTCATCCAGCGGGGATGCCGCGTAACGAACGAGCGGCTCCGCGAAGCCGGCTACGAACCCATCGAACTCGACACCGACGAGTTTCTGAAATCTGGTGGATCGGTGTTCTGCATGAAGCAAATGTACTGGTAATTGTCGATCATCGGCCGGTGAATCTGTCGATCGTCATACCGGCCCTCAACGAAGCCTCGCGCATCGAAACGACGCTGCACGCGGTGCGCCGCCAGTCGGGCACCCATGAAGTGATCGTGGTGGATGGCGGCTCCGTGGACAACACGGCCGCCCTGGCCGTGCCGCTGGCGAGGGTGATCCAGGCGCCGTGTGGTCGGGCCCGTCAGATGAATGCCGGCGCCGCCGTGGCCGGCGGAGACCTCCTGCTCTTTCTCCACGCCGATTCCTCCCTGCCCGAAGAAGGCATCAAGGCCATTCACGCCGCGATTGAGGACCCGGGCGTGGAGGCCGGCGCGTTCCGGCTCCGCTTCGATCGCACGTCTCCCCTGCTGAATTTTTACAGCCTCTGCACCCGCCTCTCCTCCCCGCTGATCTGTTTCGGCGACCGCGCCCTGTTTGTTCGGCGTGAGGTATTTGATGCCCTGGGTGGATTTCCGGACATTCCCGTCTTCGAGGACCTGGAGCTCGTCCGCCGACTCCACCGGCGCGGCGGTTTCGCCTTCCTCCCCGGCTATGTCACCACCGCCGCCCGCCGCTTCGATGAACACGGTCCCCTTCGGCAGCAACTCCTCAATAGCTACCTCTGGACCCGCTACTTGCTGGGGACGCCTCCGGAAAAGCTGGCGGATTTGTATCGTTACGCTGTAAAACGTTAAGGCGTTGATCGTTAAGGCGTTGAACGTTAAGGCGTTGAACGTTTGACCGTTTGCAGTGCGATCGAAACGTCGATCGACGAGGCCAGACGCAAATCCTCCATATCAGGGTCATCCTGAGACCCTTAGCCCGGCCGCTGCGCCGGGCTTTCTTATCGGGCATGACATGATTGGGTCAGAATGGTTGGGCCAAATCCTTCATATTTGCCCGACGGGAAGCGCTATGCCATTGGCTGTTCCCGGGTCATTCTGAGACCGGGAGCCCAGCTTCGCGAGGCTTTCTTATCGAGGATGACAGTGCTTCGAAAGTGGGCTAAAACGCACGTAGCGTGAAGAAAGGTTTCGCAGAGCATCAAGGATAATGAGGTATAGGAATGACGCCGAGTGGTGTTTTTTATAAATCGCCCTGTCATCTCGACC encodes:
- a CDS encoding arginine deiminase-related protein; protein product: MPVLQQRSYIDFSVEALPTMPAPRRVLMTTPAHFEVVYVINPHMEGHIGTVDRSRAQGQWQDLKSAYERIGIRPAVIEGSPGQPDMVFCANQTLPFTTGGKNGVFLSRMEAPQRRDEVTHYARFFSSIGYTTVPLPDATAGSFEGMGDAIWHPGRALLWGGYGYRTDAGVYPFIAERLGVPVVLLELTDSDFYHLDTCFSVLDERSVLIYPGAFTQAGVELIHALFERVIEAPDDESRTLFACNAHCPDGRHVLIQRGCRVTNERLREAGYEPIELDTDEFLKSGGSVFCMKQMYW
- a CDS encoding TIGR04283 family arsenosugar biosynthesis glycosyltransferase, whose amino-acid sequence is MNLSIVIPALNEASRIETTLHAVRRQSGTHEVIVVDGGSVDNTAALAVPLARVIQAPCGRARQMNAGAAVAGGDLLLFLHADSSLPEEGIKAIHAAIEDPGVEAGAFRLRFDRTSPLLNFYSLCTRLSSPLICFGDRALFVRREVFDALGGFPDIPVFEDLELVRRLHRRGGFAFLPGYVTTAARRFDEHGPLRQQLLNSYLWTRYLLGTPPEKLADLYRYAVKR